In a single window of the Candidatus Krumholzibacteriia bacterium genome:
- a CDS encoding peptidylprolyl isomerase — MLSQMRQQTFIKIVLWAVVISFVATMVFVWGADFQGMDCSQGAAPQGQRFVAMVGESPIQLREFDQRYRQSISDAASQRPPGQAITEDERLRILDQVFDQMVNESLFQLEVDRLGLHPTEEEIANVLINDPPEFLRQQFQDENGQFNEEIYRQALTDPRINWVPIEDAVRKNLPFSRLQQIFSSQMHISMGEVAQEFSLRNDKIEGIFTGMAWRDQDLEDEDPGDEQLQSYLDSHPEDFTDPERYQIQFVRFGREASEEDIAYVRGRMDFLMEELEAGAEFASLARDYSDDSGTAENGGDLSWFSRGRMVPEFDEAVFALEDGDTSEPVLSDFGFHLIRRMGSRKNETGEEEIQASHILMKVEPSYATLDSVASLADTLQTRAIEMESLLDAGTSLGLEVQQPSPFGSLDNVEGLGRAFAISAVAARMEEGEVSRRFRARDADFVIQLLEVLPEQTSSLEDSRARVLRAWEDDQKKSRARSRVEKIAGMIEDGSKLKLAAGEQGFELQEKEFGYKDYLPGVGSQTSFHLAAYMMPVNAISGVIETPQGFWVLEKTAHKKADIAGLEEDQKEITETLLAQAQQAWFEDWLKGLKDRYEVLDFRSEIYN; from the coding sequence ATGCTGAGCCAGATGAGGCAACAGACCTTCATCAAGATCGTCCTCTGGGCCGTCGTGATCTCCTTTGTGGCAACGATGGTCTTTGTCTGGGGTGCTGATTTCCAGGGAATGGACTGTAGTCAGGGCGCTGCCCCCCAGGGACAACGATTTGTTGCCATGGTGGGAGAATCGCCAATTCAGCTGCGGGAATTTGACCAGCGCTACCGCCAGTCGATCAGCGACGCGGCCTCCCAGCGCCCTCCCGGACAGGCCATCACGGAAGACGAACGCCTGAGGATTCTCGATCAGGTTTTTGATCAGATGGTCAATGAATCTCTCTTCCAACTGGAAGTGGACCGACTCGGTCTTCATCCCACGGAAGAGGAAATCGCCAATGTCCTCATCAATGACCCTCCCGAATTCCTGCGGCAGCAGTTCCAGGACGAGAATGGTCAGTTCAATGAAGAGATCTACCGACAGGCTCTCACGGATCCGAGAATCAACTGGGTTCCTATTGAAGATGCCGTTCGCAAGAACCTTCCCTTCAGTCGGCTTCAGCAGATTTTCAGCAGCCAGATGCATATCAGCATGGGTGAGGTGGCCCAGGAGTTTTCCCTCCGCAATGACAAGATCGAGGGGATCTTCACCGGCATGGCCTGGAGAGATCAGGACTTGGAAGACGAGGACCCCGGGGATGAGCAACTCCAGTCCTATCTGGATTCTCACCCGGAGGATTTCACCGACCCCGAACGCTACCAGATCCAGTTTGTTCGCTTCGGGCGGGAAGCCAGTGAAGAGGATATCGCCTATGTCCGCGGAAGGATGGATTTCCTGATGGAGGAACTGGAGGCCGGTGCTGAGTTTGCCTCTCTTGCCCGTGACTACTCCGATGACAGCGGCACGGCAGAAAACGGTGGCGATCTGAGTTGGTTCTCCCGGGGGCGCATGGTTCCCGAGTTTGATGAAGCGGTTTTTGCTCTGGAAGACGGTGATACCAGCGAGCCGGTTCTCAGTGACTTCGGTTTCCATCTGATTCGTCGAATGGGCAGTCGCAAGAATGAGACGGGCGAGGAGGAAATCCAGGCCAGCCACATCCTGATGAAAGTGGAACCCAGTTACGCAACCCTCGACTCCGTTGCATCCCTTGCCGACACCCTCCAGACTCGCGCAATCGAAATGGAGAGCCTGCTTGATGCGGGGACCAGTCTGGGGCTGGAAGTACAACAACCCTCGCCCTTTGGCTCTTTGGACAATGTCGAAGGTCTCGGTCGTGCTTTCGCCATCAGTGCCGTTGCCGCCAGGATGGAAGAAGGAGAAGTCAGCCGCCGCTTCCGGGCGCGCGATGCGGACTTTGTCATTCAGCTTCTGGAAGTTCTCCCCGAGCAGACAAGCAGCTTGGAGGATTCCCGCGCCCGAGTACTCCGCGCCTGGGAAGACGATCAAAAGAAATCACGGGCTCGCAGTCGCGTGGAAAAAATCGCAGGGATGATTGAAGACGGAAGCAAGCTGAAATTAGCAGCCGGGGAACAGGGCTTTGAACTGCAGGAAAAGGAGTTCGGATACAAGGACTACCTGCCGGGAGTCGGCTCGCAGACTTCCTTCCATCTGGCAGCCTACATGATGCCGGTCAATGCCATTAGCGGGGTGATTGAGACTCCCCAGGGCTTCTGGGTTCTTGAAAAGACCGCTCACAAGAAGGCTGACATCGCCGGACTTGAGGAAGATCAGAAAGAGATCACAGAGACCCTTCTGGCTCAGGCACAGCAGGCCTGGTTCGAGGACTGGCTCAAGGGTCTGAAAGATCGATATGAGGTGCTGGATTTCCGGAGTGAAATCTACAACTAA
- the dnaE gene encoding DNA polymerase III subunit alpha, which yields MSRSFVHLHNHSDYSLLDGAIPVGKLVEAAVEQGMPAIALTDHGNLFGAINFYLAAKKAGIRPIIGMEAYSTPGSRHDRATGNGRGSRSHHLVLLARNLEGFHNLIQLSSHAYLEGFYYKPRLDRELLKRHSAGLIATTACMSGEVNRHFIDGQYEEARRVALELQEIFGEGHFFLEIQNHGLEEEEKVRESAARLSRETGIPLVATNDCHYLHREDSEAHNVLLCIGTGKTLDDENRFQMKGSELCFKSSEEMQEVFADYPEACENTLKIAELCDLEIPMGENLLPNFPLPDKYAGEDEYLAKLSLEGLQKRYGEVTEDYRERLDYELSVIRKMGFAGYFLITADFIDAARERNIAVGPGRGSAAGSLVCYSLGITELDPIFHGLLFERFLNPDRISMPDIDIDFDYERRGEVIDYVAAKYGEENVCQIITYGTMKARAVIRDVGRVLGLPYGEVDRIAKMIPEDLGMTLDRALDINPDLRALASESETHDKLIRYSQTLEGLIRHASTHAAGVLITPDPLVEHIPLFRNNREETTTQWDMVTCEQVGLLKMDFLGLRTLTVIENALKIINHGRPDDEQMQASDIPLDDKATYDLMKKGDTIGLFQIESSGMRDILQRLVPDCFEDIVAVNALFRPGPLGSGMTDDFIERKRGRKHIAYPHEDLKSVLEETHGTILYQEQVMKIAQIYAGFSPGQADELRKAMGKKKMDMIARIKLGFIEGAVKIGRDRNKAEDLFDLVEHFGGYGFNKSHSAAYAVLSVRTGYLKAHYPAAYLAACMSSEMGNTSRIVILMNECRSHGIEVVPPDVQKSWREFRVVDGRVFFGLGAVKNVGDGAIEEILRARGEEGGFRDLHHFCESLDLRKVNKKVLESLVLAGAMDTLGPNRPSILASLEDAMRSAQSRQRDLAAGQMNLLDSLSSDEQDATRPGLSELPPWERGDLLAREKEVLGFFVSGHPLDRVRRLVESLPVSDADRLSRVADGSIVRTLGLITGVSRKTDSKGRTMAFLSVEDFMGSYEVIVFSSAYQKLSEKLSEDRILAFEGKANVKEEGEVKLLLDEALDLEEALEKWPRQVHFYLGEDFQPEWLPELEEELRQHEGSRELVFHLPGQEGQDLQVRARGLSIRTGEWMGDFLEKHSERLSCRFVLAKASSAGNGHFRSRYRS from the coding sequence ATGAGTCGCTCTTTCGTCCATCTGCATAATCACTCGGACTACAGCCTGCTTGACGGAGCCATCCCCGTAGGGAAACTGGTGGAAGCGGCCGTGGAGCAGGGCATGCCTGCCATTGCCTTGACCGACCACGGCAATCTATTCGGAGCCATCAACTTCTATCTTGCGGCAAAGAAGGCAGGGATCCGGCCGATTATTGGCATGGAGGCCTATTCCACCCCCGGAAGTCGGCATGACCGCGCCACAGGAAACGGCAGGGGCTCCCGGAGTCACCACCTCGTCCTTCTCGCCCGCAACCTTGAAGGTTTTCACAACCTCATTCAACTGAGCAGCCATGCCTATCTGGAGGGCTTCTACTACAAGCCGAGGCTTGACCGGGAACTCCTGAAGAGACACTCCGCAGGACTCATTGCTACGACTGCTTGCATGTCCGGGGAAGTGAACCGGCACTTCATCGATGGCCAATATGAGGAAGCACGAAGGGTTGCTCTGGAACTGCAGGAGATTTTCGGGGAGGGACATTTCTTTCTGGAAATCCAGAATCACGGGCTCGAAGAGGAAGAGAAAGTCCGAGAGAGTGCGGCCCGGCTTTCCCGGGAAACGGGGATCCCTCTTGTGGCGACCAATGATTGCCACTATCTCCATCGCGAGGACTCCGAAGCCCACAATGTGCTTCTCTGCATCGGCACGGGAAAAACCCTGGACGATGAGAACCGCTTCCAGATGAAGGGAAGCGAACTCTGTTTCAAGTCCTCTGAAGAAATGCAGGAGGTTTTCGCAGACTACCCCGAGGCCTGTGAGAACACCTTGAAGATCGCGGAGCTCTGCGATCTGGAGATCCCGATGGGGGAGAACCTGCTTCCGAATTTTCCTCTTCCCGATAAATACGCAGGGGAAGATGAGTACCTTGCCAAACTGTCTTTGGAGGGTCTGCAAAAGCGTTACGGGGAAGTGACAGAGGATTATCGCGAGCGTCTTGATTATGAGCTGTCGGTGATCCGGAAAATGGGCTTTGCCGGTTACTTCCTTATTACCGCAGACTTCATCGATGCCGCGCGCGAGAGAAACATCGCCGTGGGTCCCGGGCGTGGAAGTGCGGCGGGAAGTCTTGTTTGCTACAGTCTGGGGATCACGGAACTTGATCCTATCTTCCACGGGCTCCTTTTTGAGCGTTTTCTCAATCCCGACCGAATCTCGATGCCTGATATCGACATTGACTTCGATTACGAGCGACGGGGAGAAGTGATCGACTATGTCGCCGCAAAGTACGGCGAAGAGAATGTCTGCCAGATCATCACCTACGGAACCATGAAGGCGCGGGCTGTGATTCGTGACGTGGGCCGCGTTCTCGGTCTTCCCTATGGGGAGGTGGACCGCATTGCGAAGATGATTCCTGAAGACTTGGGCATGACTCTCGATCGTGCTCTGGACATCAATCCCGATCTGAGGGCTCTGGCCTCCGAGAGCGAGACTCACGACAAGTTGATCCGCTACAGCCAGACTCTGGAGGGTCTCATCCGCCATGCTTCCACCCACGCTGCGGGTGTGCTGATTACCCCCGACCCTCTCGTAGAACACATTCCCCTGTTCCGAAACAACCGCGAGGAAACCACTACGCAGTGGGACATGGTTACCTGCGAACAGGTAGGTCTGCTCAAGATGGACTTCCTGGGTCTTCGCACCCTGACCGTGATTGAAAACGCGCTGAAGATCATCAATCACGGACGCCCCGATGATGAGCAGATGCAGGCGAGTGACATTCCCCTTGATGACAAGGCCACTTATGATCTGATGAAAAAGGGAGACACCATCGGGCTCTTCCAGATTGAGTCCTCCGGGATGCGTGACATCCTTCAGCGGCTCGTTCCCGACTGCTTTGAAGATATCGTGGCTGTCAATGCACTCTTCCGTCCCGGCCCTCTGGGCAGTGGTATGACCGATGATTTCATAGAAAGAAAACGCGGTCGCAAGCACATTGCCTATCCGCATGAAGACCTCAAGTCCGTTCTGGAGGAAACGCACGGAACGATCCTCTATCAGGAACAGGTCATGAAGATTGCGCAGATCTATGCCGGCTTCAGCCCCGGACAGGCAGATGAGCTTCGAAAGGCCATGGGCAAGAAGAAGATGGACATGATTGCCCGCATCAAGCTCGGCTTTATCGAAGGCGCGGTGAAGATAGGGCGCGACCGCAATAAGGCGGAAGATCTCTTCGATCTTGTCGAACACTTCGGCGGCTATGGTTTCAACAAGAGCCACTCGGCGGCCTATGCCGTTCTCTCTGTCAGGACCGGCTATCTGAAAGCTCACTATCCGGCCGCTTATCTGGCTGCCTGCATGAGTAGCGAGATGGGCAATACGAGCCGGATCGTGATTCTGATGAACGAGTGCCGAAGCCATGGCATCGAGGTGGTTCCTCCCGATGTGCAGAAGAGTTGGCGGGAGTTCCGCGTGGTCGACGGTCGGGTTTTCTTCGGGCTGGGAGCGGTCAAGAATGTGGGGGATGGTGCTATCGAGGAAATCCTTCGCGCTCGGGGGGAAGAGGGGGGCTTCCGCGACCTTCACCATTTCTGCGAGAGCCTGGATCTTCGAAAGGTCAACAAGAAGGTGCTCGAGAGCCTGGTCCTTGCCGGTGCGATGGACACTCTGGGGCCGAACCGACCGAGCATTCTGGCCAGTCTGGAAGATGCCATGCGTTCTGCGCAGAGTCGGCAGCGGGATCTGGCTGCCGGTCAGATGAACCTGCTTGATTCCCTTTCAAGCGACGAACAGGATGCCACACGCCCCGGTCTGTCGGAGCTTCCTCCCTGGGAGAGGGGAGACCTTCTGGCCAGGGAGAAGGAAGTGCTGGGCTTCTTCGTTTCCGGACATCCTCTGGACAGGGTGAGAAGGCTGGTGGAGAGCCTTCCTGTGTCGGATGCGGATCGCCTGAGCCGTGTGGCCGATGGTAGCATTGTTCGCACCCTGGGTCTCATTACAGGCGTGAGCCGGAAAACCGACAGCAAGGGCCGCACGATGGCTTTCCTCAGCGTGGAAGATTTCATGGGTTCCTACGAGGTGATTGTCTTCTCTTCCGCCTATCAGAAGCTGTCCGAAAAGCTGAGCGAGGACCGGATTCTCGCTTTCGAAGGCAAGGCGAATGTGAAAGAGGAAGGGGAGGTGAAACTCCTGCTGGACGAGGCGCTGGACCTGGAAGAAGCGCTGGAAAAGTGGCCGCGTCAGGTGCACTTCTATCTGGGAGAGGATTTTCAGCCGGAGTGGCTTCCGGAACTGGAAGAAGAACTCCGGCAGCATGAAGGAAGCCGGGAGCTTGTCTTTCACCTGCCCGGGCAGGAGGGACAGGATCTACAGGTGCGGGCCCGCGGTCTTTCCATTCGAACGGGAGAGTGGATGGGGGACTTCCTGGAGAAACACTCCGAACGACTCAGTTGCCGTTTTGTTCTTGCAAAGGCCAGCAGCGCAGGCAACGGACATTTCCGCTCCCGATACCGAAGCTAG
- a CDS encoding patatin-like phospholipase family protein, with protein MQEKQGSQGSRGVAVAMGGGVPFGVIALGLLRLLEEKQVPVRILGGTSMGAIVSALYSRNPDARAVEELLAEFFDKLHPKALLIRDLSLFRPGLFRGTKLMDRIEDLMGGDFLLEDASIPLVINATDLIRGSEVVLRTGSARVAIRASISMPGIFVPKPWQDTYLVDGGITCPVPARALEGCGFPVIPVRALRRLPSDTEVGREREHFEKEQELHRGKAPAIVYVMWRALGLIQQDDYSRQLMDQYPHAVAPRIPMEMSGDLKKIREIVQSGYEEAQKQWPHIEALLD; from the coding sequence ATGCAGGAAAAACAAGGCTCTCAGGGCAGCAGAGGGGTCGCCGTTGCCATGGGCGGTGGGGTCCCCTTCGGGGTAATTGCCCTCGGATTGCTCCGTCTTCTGGAGGAAAAGCAGGTTCCCGTCCGAATTCTGGGCGGAACGAGCATGGGCGCCATCGTTTCTGCCCTTTACAGCCGGAACCCGGATGCCCGGGCTGTGGAGGAACTTCTGGCGGAGTTTTTCGACAAGCTCCATCCCAAGGCACTGTTGATTCGTGACTTGAGCCTCTTTCGCCCTGGGCTCTTCCGGGGAACGAAGCTGATGGACAGGATCGAGGATCTCATGGGCGGGGACTTCCTGCTGGAAGATGCCTCCATCCCTCTGGTGATCAATGCCACGGATCTGATCCGCGGATCGGAGGTGGTTCTCCGAACCGGGAGCGCCCGGGTCGCCATCCGCGCCTCAATCTCCATGCCCGGCATCTTTGTACCCAAACCCTGGCAGGACACCTATCTGGTGGACGGTGGCATCACCTGCCCGGTTCCTGCCCGGGCATTGGAAGGTTGCGGGTTTCCTGTGATCCCTGTCCGCGCCCTCCGACGCCTCCCCAGCGATACGGAGGTCGGTCGGGAGAGAGAGCACTTCGAAAAAGAACAGGAACTGCATCGCGGCAAGGCACCGGCCATTGTCTATGTCATGTGGCGGGCACTCGGGCTGATTCAGCAGGATGACTATTCGAGGCAACTGATGGATCAATACCCACACGCAGTAGCTCCACGCATTCCCATGGAGATGAGCGGAGACCTCAAGAAGATTCGGGAAATTGTCCAGAGTGGTTATGAAGAGGCCCAGAAACAGTGGCCCCACATCGAGGCTCTTCTGGACTAG